A stretch of Faecalibacterium duncaniae DNA encodes these proteins:
- a CDS encoding DUF1653 domain-containing protein, which yields MPNELKIGRVYRHFKGDFYLVEAVANDSETGEPFVVYRKLYGDGGLWLRPLAMFLSPVDRAKYPDAAQEYRFELQEIPSAAGH from the coding sequence ATGCCGAACGAACTCAAGATCGGCCGGGTGTACCGGCACTTCAAGGGCGACTTTTATCTGGTGGAGGCCGTTGCCAACGATTCCGAAACGGGGGAGCCCTTTGTGGTCTACCGCAAGCTCTACGGGGACGGCGGGCTCTGGCTGCGGCCCCTTGCCATGTTCCTCAGCCCCGTGGACAGGGCAAAATACCCCGATGCCGCGCAGGAATATCGCTTTGAATTGCAGGAGATCCCCAGCGCCGCCGGGCACTGA
- a CDS encoding putative polysaccharide biosynthesis protein has product MGQSYLKNAALLTGADVLLRLAGMGLRIYLANALGGEGMGLYQLVLAVYALFVTLATAGVSVAATRLMAEELARGRAQARGMLVRLAGTGLLLGAAAMAAQYGLAGAAARWWLGDVRAAGALRVSAFGMPWMALSAVLRGFFIARRRVEPNVLSQLVEQSVRIGIIWYALEWGNAPDVTARCTAVLAATAVSEAVSACILLLFYRGEAVHAFGAEKARRPADPARRLWEILWPVEGGRCLASALHTAENMLVPACLTVCLLDAGGRSAAVAQYGSLKGMALPLLTFPFGLLGSLSVLLMPEITQAHIRGERARLDCLLDRMLRLTGCFSALAGALFWVWGEPLALLLYHSQEAGFYLRVLGPAMPLMYLESMVDGAMKGMGEQKAVFRYSLWDAVLRIAGVLLLLPRWGMKGFLWVILLSSAYTCQMNTARLLHVSGLKPRLWRWLGAPALAALVSAGAGEGLRTLLAGWLGSGSTPTRLAALCAGGFGMAAVCLAVQWPLGLGEEVRAILRTEKSRREQQKSPENRNCSGHRGEN; this is encoded by the coding sequence ATGGGGCAGAGCTACCTGAAAAACGCCGCCCTCCTGACCGGGGCGGATGTCCTGCTGCGGCTGGCCGGGATGGGCCTGCGCATCTATCTGGCCAACGCCCTGGGCGGCGAGGGGATGGGGCTGTACCAGCTGGTGCTGGCGGTCTACGCGCTCTTTGTCACGCTGGCAACGGCGGGGGTCTCGGTGGCGGCCACCCGGCTGATGGCTGAGGAATTGGCCCGGGGCCGGGCACAGGCGCGGGGGATGCTGGTGCGGCTGGCGGGCACGGGGCTGCTGCTGGGCGCGGCGGCCATGGCGGCGCAGTACGGGCTGGCCGGGGCCGCTGCCCGGTGGTGGCTGGGAGATGTGCGGGCAGCGGGCGCACTGCGGGTGTCGGCCTTCGGGATGCCCTGGATGGCCCTCTCGGCTGTGCTGCGGGGGTTCTTTATCGCCCGGCGGCGGGTGGAGCCCAATGTGCTGAGCCAGCTGGTGGAGCAGAGCGTGCGCATCGGGATCATCTGGTACGCGCTGGAATGGGGGAACGCGCCGGACGTGACCGCCCGCTGCACGGCGGTGCTGGCCGCCACGGCGGTGAGCGAAGCGGTGTCGGCCTGCATCCTGCTGCTGTTTTACCGTGGGGAGGCGGTGCATGCGTTCGGCGCAGAAAAGGCCCGACGGCCTGCCGACCCTGCCCGGCGGCTCTGGGAGATCCTGTGGCCGGTGGAGGGCGGGCGGTGCCTTGCCAGCGCCCTGCACACGGCGGAGAACATGCTGGTGCCCGCCTGCCTGACGGTCTGCCTGCTGGATGCCGGGGGCCGCAGTGCCGCGGTGGCCCAGTACGGCAGCCTGAAGGGGATGGCCCTGCCTCTGCTCACCTTTCCCTTTGGGCTGCTGGGGAGCCTTTCGGTGCTGCTGATGCCTGAGATCACCCAGGCCCACATCCGGGGCGAGCGCGCCCGGCTGGACTGCCTGCTGGACCGGATGCTCCGGCTGACGGGCTGCTTCTCGGCGCTGGCTGGGGCGCTGTTCTGGGTGTGGGGCGAGCCACTGGCCCTGCTGCTCTACCACAGCCAGGAGGCCGGGTTCTATCTGCGGGTGCTGGGCCCGGCCATGCCGCTGATGTATCTGGAGAGCATGGTGGATGGTGCCATGAAGGGGATGGGGGAGCAGAAGGCCGTGTTCCGGTACAGCCTGTGGGACGCGGTGCTCCGCATTGCGGGGGTGCTGCTCCTCCTGCCCAGATGGGGGATGAAGGGCTTTTTGTGGGTGATCCTGCTGTCCAGTGCCTATACCTGCCAGATGAATACAGCCCGTCTGCTGCACGTCAGCGGGCTGAAGCCCAGGCTCTGGCGGTGGCTGGGGGCTCCGGCGCTGGCGGCACTGGTCTCAGCGGGGGCGGGCGAGGGCCTGCGCACTCTGCTGGCAGGGTGGCTGGGCAGCGGGAGCACGCCCACCCGGCTGGCGGCGCTCTGCGCGGGAGGCTTTGGCATGGCGGCAGTCTGCCTTGCCGTGCAGTGGCCGCTGGGGCTGGGCGAAGAGGTGCGGGCCATCCTGCGGACAGAAAAATCCCGCAGGGAGCAGCAGAAAAGCCCGGAGAATCGGAATTGTTCTGGACACAGGGGGGAGAATTGA
- the gdhA gene encoding NADP-specific glutamate dehydrogenase has translation MLTNEYLKRVYDGLAQRNANEPEFLQAVREVLESIQPVVEKHPEYEKAGLIERLVEPERIITFRVPWVDDQGKVQVNRGYRVQFNSAIGPYKGGLRFHPSVNQGILKFLGFEQTFKNSLTTLPMGGGKGGSDFDPHGKSDMEVMRFCQSFMTELYRHIGQFVDCPAGDIGVGGREVGYMFGQYKRLTNSFQGGMLTGKGLTFGGSLARTEATGYGLCYFTAEALKCMRNDSFEGKTVVISGSGNVAIYACQKAQSLGAKVVTMSDSNGYVYDPNGIDLAYVKELKEVRRGRIKEYAETHAGVTYVADCSKVWTVPCDIALPCATQNEINKESAEALVKNGCTVVCEGANMPSTPEAIEVYLSNGVLYGPAKAANAGGVATSGLEMSQNSERLSWSFEEVDAKLKGIMEGIFHASYDASVAAGSEGNLMVGANCAGFLKVATAMMAQGITY, from the coding sequence ATGCTGACGAATGAATACCTGAAGCGCGTTTACGATGGCCTTGCACAGCGCAATGCCAATGAGCCTGAGTTCCTGCAGGCTGTCCGCGAGGTGCTGGAGAGCATCCAGCCCGTGGTGGAGAAGCATCCCGAGTACGAGAAGGCTGGCCTGATCGAGCGTCTGGTCGAGCCCGAGCGCATCATCACCTTCCGTGTGCCCTGGGTCGATGATCAGGGCAAGGTCCAGGTGAACCGCGGCTACCGCGTCCAGTTCAACAGCGCCATCGGCCCCTACAAGGGCGGTCTGCGCTTCCATCCCTCTGTCAACCAGGGCATCCTGAAGTTCCTGGGCTTTGAGCAGACCTTCAAGAACAGCCTGACCACCCTGCCCATGGGCGGCGGCAAGGGCGGCTCTGACTTTGACCCCCATGGCAAGAGCGACATGGAAGTCATGCGTTTCTGCCAGAGCTTTATGACCGAGCTGTACCGCCACATCGGCCAGTTCGTGGACTGCCCCGCCGGTGATATCGGTGTCGGCGGCCGCGAGGTTGGCTACATGTTCGGCCAGTACAAGCGCCTGACCAACAGCTTCCAGGGCGGTATGCTCACCGGCAAGGGCCTGACCTTCGGCGGCTCTCTGGCCCGTACCGAGGCCACCGGCTACGGCCTGTGCTACTTCACCGCCGAGGCTCTGAAGTGTATGCGCAACGACAGCTTTGAGGGCAAGACCGTGGTCATCTCCGGTTCCGGCAATGTTGCCATCTATGCCTGCCAGAAGGCTCAGTCTCTGGGCGCAAAGGTCGTTACCATGTCCGATTCCAACGGCTACGTCTACGACCCCAACGGCATTGATCTGGCTTACGTCAAGGAGCTGAAGGAAGTCCGCCGCGGCCGCATCAAGGAGTATGCCGAGACCCACGCCGGTGTAACCTACGTTGCCGACTGCTCCAAGGTCTGGACTGTCCCCTGCGACATCGCCCTGCCCTGCGCGACCCAGAACGAGATCAACAAGGAGTCCGCTGAGGCTCTGGTCAAGAACGGCTGCACCGTTGTCTGCGAGGGCGCAAACATGCCCAGCACGCCCGAGGCCATCGAGGTCTACCTGTCCAACGGTGTCCTGTACGGACCCGCAAAGGCTGCCAACGCCGGCGGCGTGGCCACCTCCGGCCTGGAGATGAGCCAGAACTCCGAGCGTCTGAGCTGGAGCTTTGAGGAAGTGGATGCCAAGCTGAAGGGCATCATGGAGGGCATCTTCCACGCTTCCTATGACGCTTCCGTTGCCGCCGGTTCCGAGGGCAACCTGATGGTCGGTGCAAACTGCGCCGGTTTCCTGAAGGTGGCCACCGCCATGATGGCACAGGGCATCACCTACTAA
- a CDS encoding Mrp/NBP35 family ATP-binding protein — protein sequence MSEECTHDCSTCGAACSSRTAAPEHDAPNPNSSVKKVIGVVSGKGGVGKSMTSALLACAMARRGYHCGILDADITGPSIPKLFGIHGRAMADEKGCWPIQSRMGIDVMSINLLVENEEDPVVWRGPVIAGAVKQFWTDVVWKDVDFLFVDMPPGTGDVPLTVFQSLPVDGIVVVASPQELVSMIVAKAVNMAEMMKVPMLGIVENMSYIVCPDCGKKISVFGESHVDEVAAKHGLPVLAKCPIDPQLAACSDAGMIEAYPGQYLEGAADACEKLLKK from the coding sequence ATGAGCGAAGAATGTACCCATGACTGTTCCACCTGCGGGGCAGCATGTTCTTCCCGCACCGCCGCACCTGAGCACGATGCCCCCAACCCCAACAGCAGCGTGAAAAAGGTCATCGGCGTTGTTTCGGGCAAAGGCGGTGTCGGCAAGAGCATGACCAGTGCCCTGCTGGCCTGCGCCATGGCCCGCCGGGGCTACCACTGCGGCATCCTGGATGCCGACATCACCGGCCCGTCCATCCCCAAGCTGTTCGGCATCCATGGCCGTGCCATGGCCGATGAAAAGGGCTGCTGGCCCATCCAGAGCCGGATGGGCATTGATGTGATGAGTATCAACCTGCTGGTCGAGAACGAGGAGGACCCCGTTGTGTGGCGCGGCCCCGTGATCGCCGGTGCGGTCAAGCAGTTCTGGACCGATGTGGTCTGGAAGGACGTAGACTTCCTGTTCGTGGACATGCCTCCGGGAACCGGCGACGTGCCCCTGACCGTGTTCCAGAGCCTGCCCGTGGACGGCATCGTGGTCGTTGCCAGCCCCCAGGAGCTGGTCAGCATGATCGTGGCCAAGGCCGTGAACATGGCTGAGATGATGAAGGTGCCCATGCTGGGCATCGTGGAGAACATGAGCTACATCGTCTGCCCCGACTGCGGCAAGAAGATCAGCGTGTTCGGCGAGAGCCATGTGGATGAAGTGGCTGCAAAGCACGGCCTGCCCGTGCTGGCCAAGTGCCCCATCGACCCCCAGCTGGCTGCCTGCTCTGATGCCGGCATGATCGAGGCCTACCCCGGCCAGTACCTTGAGGGTGCCGCCGATGCCTGCGAGAAGCTGCTGAAGAAGTAA